Within the Pseudomonas sp. SL4(2022) genome, the region CAGGCGAGCATCTTCTGGTTCACTTCGCCGTTGGGTTGAGTAAACGCACCCTCCGGTTGGCGGTAGCTGAAGGTGCGGCCGGCAACCTGCAGTTTCTCCTCGACATAGTCTTTACCCATGACGATGCGCTTGCCCTTGGAGCGGCCAATGATGCTGACCTGCAGCTCGGCGGCGAGCTTTTCAGCGTCGGCCTGCCAGGCGGCATCCAATGGGCGGTGATAGCACAGGGTGATCAGCCCGTCGCCGGCCAGGGTGGTGAGGAACTCAACCTGGAACAGCTTGTGGCCCAGCTCACGGCTGGCTTGCCAGGCCGCTTTCAGGCGCGGCATCAGCGCATTGATCTGCGCGCTGGCGATGGGGAAATCTTCGAAGAAAATCGGTGTGAACTTGTCGCCCGCTTCAAACATGGCGTAGTGGCGGTCTTCCCCTTCGCGCCACAGGCGAAACTCGGCGCGCAGGCGATAGTGCTCGCGCGGCGACTCGAATACCTCGGGAGCGGGCGCATCGAAGGCTGCCAACAGCTCGATCAGGCGCTGCTGCTTTTCCGCAAGTTGGGCGGCGTAGTTGGCGGGATCGAACTGGGAACGGCTCATGGATTACTCGCTAATCAGCGCTGGAGGCGCCCGCCGGCATGGCTGCTGGCGGGCGGTGCGAACGGGCTTAAGAGAACAGGCCGAGTTTGACCACGCAGAAGCCAGCGAGGATCACCAGCATCAGGTTCAGCTCGCGCCAGCGGCCCGCCAGGGTCTTGGCGGCCACCCAGGCGATAAAGCCGAAGGCGATGCCGGACGCGATGGAGAAGGTCAGCGGCATGGCCAGGGCGGTGATCAGCACGGGTGCGGCAACGGTGATGTCTTCCCAGTCGATCTCGGCCATTCCGGCGGTCATCAGCACCGCGACGAACATCAGCGCCGGGGCGGTGGCGAAGGCCGGTACACTGCCGGCCAGCGGGGCAAAGAACAGCGCCAGCAGAAACAGCACGGCGACCACGCAGGCCGTCAGACCGGTACGCCCGCCAGCGGACACCCCAGCCGCCGATTCGATGTAGCTGGTGGTGGTCGAGGTGCCCAGCAGCGAGCCGCCCATGGCGGCAGTGCTGTCGGCGATCAGTGCGCGGCCCATCTTCGGCATATGGCCGTCCTTGCGCATCAGCCCAGCCTTCTTGGCGACGGCGATCAGGGTGCCGGAGTTGTCAAACAGATCGACGAACAGGAAGGCGAAAATCACGCTGATCAGGCCAATGTCCAGCGCGCCCATGATGTCCAGCTGCAGGAAGGTCGGTGCCAGCGACGGCGGCATCGAGACCACGCCGCCAAACTGCGAAATACCCAGGGCCATGCTGATCAGGGTAATCAGCAGAATGCCGATCAGTACCGCGCCGGTGACCTTGCGCGCCTCCAGGCCGACGATCACGAAGAAACCGAGAATGGCCAGCAGTGCCTGGGGCTTGCTGAGGTCGCCCATGCTCACCAGCGTGGCCGGGTGGTCGACCACGATGCCGGCGCTTTGCAGGGCAATCAGTGCGAGGAACAGGCCGATACCGGCGGCAATCGCCGAACGCAGCTCCAGGGGAATGCTGTTGATGATCCATTCGCGGATCTTGAAGATCGACAGCAGCAGGAACAGGCAGGCGGAGATAAATACTGCACCCAGTGCCACCTGCCAGGTGTGGCCCATGCCCAGCACCACGGTGTAGGTAAAGAAGGCGTTGAGGCCCATGCCCGGTGCCAGGGCAATCGGGTAGTTGGCGATCAGGCCCATGATCGCCGAGCCGATGGCGGCGGCCAGGCAGGTGGCGACGAAGATCGCGCCTTTATCCATGCCGGTTTCACCGAGGATGCTCGGGTTGACGAAGAGGATATAGGCCATAGTCAGGAAGGTGGTCAAACCCGCCAGAAGCTCGGTACGCACCGTGGTGTTGTGGGCTTTGAGTTGGAACAATCTTTCCAGCATGTGGCGCTCCCCGTAACGGCCTTCTTGCCGTGTTTATGCAAACCGAAAGCAAAGCACATCCACATGTGAGTGCATGTTTTTGCTAGCGATCTGGAAAAAGGCGCGCATCATATCAGCTCGTCTGGAGTGGGTGAATTTATGACCGCTCGGACAGTTTATGCGCGCCCTAAACAAGGAGTGGAAGGATGACTGCACGGGCCCTGATCAGCGTTGCCGATGGTATCGAAGACCTTGAATGCGTAACCCTGATTGACGTACTGCGGCGTGCCGAGGTTGAGGTGGTGGTGGCCAGCATCGAAAGCCGGCGGATGATCACCTGTGCCCGTGGCACGCGCCTGACCGCCGATATCATGCTGGTGGATGTGCTGGCCCAGCCCTTCGACCTGATCGTGCTGCCTGGCGGCATGCCGGGCGCGCAGCGCCTGGCCGAGCATGAGCCGCTGGCTGAGCGGCTGCGTGAGCAGGCCAAGGCCGGCAAGCTGTTCGCGGCTATCTGCGCGGCGCCCGCCGTCGCCCTGCAGCAGTACGGCGTGCTCAGGCAGCGGCGCATGACTTGCTATCCGGCGTTCAGTGATCGCTTGAGCGGTTGTGTGTTTGTCGATCAGCCGGTGGTGGTCGATGGCAACTGCATCACCAGCCAGGGCCCTGGCACGGCCCTGGCGTTTGCCCTGACCCTGGTTGAACAGCTGTGTGGCAAGGCCGTGCGCAAGCAGGTCGCCGACGCCATGCTGGTGGGTTGACGCGGCAACCTCCGCTTTCGACGGCCTTTGCGCAGCCCTTGCTGGGCGGTTCGCGTTATTCCGTCTATCGAGCCGGCTTGGCGGCATGATGACGCCCGTTTTAGAGACGCTGTTGCAAACTTATCTGACTTCAAGGGCAGGTTTTTATTCTGTTGTGGCCATGACTTGAGTAGAATCTGACTTCCAGGTCAATAAATCTGTCGTCTACGCTGATTATGCTCCGTGCTTGTAAGCGGCGCGCCTGTCTCTCTTTTGTTCACGCAAGCGGCCAGGCTGCCCTGGCCCCGAGGAACGGACATGTCCACTCCTGAGTTATCCCGCCGTGCCTTTCTGCAAGGCAGCGTCATCGCCGGTATCGGCATCAGCTTCGCCCCGCTGGGCAGCAAGGCTTTTGCAGCATTGTTCGAAGAGCGCGTCACGCGCTTGCCGCAGCCCTGGTATGACGCCAGTGGCAAAGCCGTGGCGCGCATCGACGGGGTGTCCAAGGCCTGTGGGGCCAAGGTGTTTGCCCGCGATATCCGCGCCAAGGACATGCCCGGCTGGCCGCAGCAGCAAGGACATGCGCTGCTGCTCAAGGCCACGCGCACCGAGCAGCTGTACCAGGGCTTCGATCTGTCGGTACTGCCGGCCGAGTTGCAGCCGCAGCGGGTGGTCACCGCCAGTGACCTGCGCAAGGACGGCATCAGCTTCCCGGATGGCCACAACCTCGACCCGCTGCTGCCCGAAGGCCAGGTGCCGATGTTTATCGGTCACCCGGTGGCACTGCTGATCTGGCATGACTTCGAGCGCTATCGTCAGGCCAAGAGCATTCTCAAGTTCAACGACAAGGTGATCCGCTACGGCGAGCAGGCGCCGGCGTTCCAGAGTGACCCATACGGTAGCTTCCGCTTCGTGCGGGTCGGCGGCGCCACGCCGTTTGAAGTCGACAAGTTTTCCAGCCTCAAGGACAGCATGCTGTTCCCGCTGATCCACAACCGCAAACCGGCCTGGGGCGAGGGTAAGGTCAGTGGCGACCTGACTCAGCAGGGCCTGTACCACGCCGAACAGATGCTCAACCAGCTGCAGACTCCTCCGGACGACTGGCTGGTGTTCGATGAGCGCTTCACCACCCAGTCCATCGAACCGGCCGCGCTGGAAGCCGACAATGGCAACGGCTGGTTTGACGTGGCCAGCGGCACCCTGCATTTTGTGGTCGCCACCCAATGCCCGTTCGAAGTGGCCGAGCAGACCGCGCACATGCTCGCGCCGTCACGTTTCGCCGTGAAGACGCTGAACATGCACCCCGGTTATACCGTCGGTTACGGTTCCAAGGACAACAACATCTTCGTCTTCTACGCTGCCCTGGCCGCAATTTACGGCGACGGTGTGCCGGTGCGCCTGGCCAATGACCGCTATGAGCAGTTCCAGAGCGGCATCAAGCGCCATTCCTTCGATATGCATTACCAGCTGGCGGTGAACAAGCAGGATCACAGCTTCCAGATCTTCCGCGCGCACATGGATGTCGACGGCGGTGGGCGCGCCAACTACAGCTCCTCGGTGGCGGCGGTCGGCGCCACGGCGGCGCAATCGATCTACTACCTGCCGCGCAGCGACCTGGCGGCCACCGCCTACTATTCGCGCGGTGTCGAAGCGGGCTCGATGCGCGGATACGGCACCCTGCAGACCATGGCGGCCACCGAGATGATGGTGGACGAAGTGGCCGAGCGGTTGAGCCTCGATGCCATCGAGCTGCGCAAGAAGAACGTGTTCCAGTCCGGCATGAAGAACACCCAGGGCGCGATCCCGGCCGGCGCTCTGCGTCTCGACGAAATCCTCGACAAGGCCGCGCAGCACGAAATCTGGAAGAACCGCGTCGCACGCAAGCAGCGCTTCGATGCCGACGACCCGGACAATCTGTACGGCGTCGGCTTTGCCATCTGCCAGAAGGATTTCGGCACCGGCTCCGAAGCACCGATGGCCAGCCTGGAGTTCAGTGCCGATGGCCGCGTCAGCCTGCGCCAGATTGCCATCGACATGGGCACCGGCATGGCCACCTCGCAGGCCTTGCTGGTCGCCGATTACCTCGGTCAGCCCGCTGATGAAATCAAGACGGGCGAAACCGAGTGGAGCGAGCTGGCCCTGATCACCAGTGGCAATCCCTACATCATCAGCCAGGCCGAGCAGGACGCCGCGCTGCGCAACCCGCGCTGGGTCGGCAAGCTGGCCTCGCCGTCGTCGGCGACCAACTCGTCCTATTACAGCGGGCACGCCACCCGCGAGGCGGCACGTTTGCTGTTTATCCACGGCCTGTGGCCGGCTGCCCTGGCCATTTGGGGGCGGGGCGAGCACGGCGGGCTGGCCAACCCTTATGTGGTGCGCCGCGAGAATGCGCACTGGGTCGAGGGCAAGCTGACGGCTGATGGCATGCCGCCGATTCCCTTCAAATTGCTGGCGCACAAAGCCCATGAGCTGGGATTGGTCACCGGTATCAGCGTGCACGGGTTCAACCGCTGGAGCTGGGCCGAGGGCGAGTTCGAGATCAACGGCCAGCGCGAGCATGTGCCGCTGGATGCGCTGGCGGTGAAATACGGCGACGGTGCAACCGCTGCGAAGAAGGCGCAGATGAGCCGCAAGGGTTTCCACCTGCTTGACCGCATCAGCATCAATTACCCGGTGACCCAGCTGAACAACGCCATGGTCACCTACTACAGCCCAGTGGCCACCCTGGTCGAGGTCAAAGTCAACAAGGGTAGCGGCGAGGCGCGGGTGATCAACCATCACTCCTGGCTCGAATGCGGCCGGGTGATCGTCGAGCAACTGGTGCTCGGTCAGCTCGAAGGCGGTATCGCCATGGGCATCGGCCACGCGCTGCTGGAAGAAATGCCGCTGTATGAAGGCGGCCCCGGCGACGGCACCTGGAACTTCAACCGTTACCAGCTGCCGCGCGCCAAGGATTGCGCGGTGTGGTCGCAAAGCGCGGAGATTTTGCCGCCCTTATCACCCAGCGACCCCGCCAAGGGCATCGCCGAAGTGGTGATGATTCCGGTGGTCGGCGCCATCGTCAACGCGGTGGCCCACGCTACCGGCAAGCGCCTGCGCGACCTTCCCCTGACTCCGGCCCGCATCAAGGAGGCCCTCCATGGCTAAGCGCCTGCTCAGCATGATTATCAACAGCCAGGCCGTCGGCCCGATGGAAGTGGCTGATGACCTGATGATGATCGACTTTCTGCACGAATACCTGAACCTCACCGGCTCGCGCCTAGGCTGCGGACAGGGCGTGTGCCACGCCTGTGTGGCGATCCTCGACAAGCCCGACGGCACCAGTGAGGAAATCCGCACCTGCATCACTGGCGCGCATTTCTTCGACGGCAAGCGCATTCGCACCATCGAAGGCCACGCCAAGCGTGATGCCCAGGGCGAAGTCAGCCAGCTCAACCCGATCCAGCAGAAGTTCGTCGACCAGTTTGCCTTTCAGTGCAGCTACTGCACGCCGGGCTACGTCAACGCCGCCACCGTGCTGGTGGAAAGACTCCAGCGTCAGCCGGTCAAGCGCAGCGAGCTGGAAGGCGAGATCGAAGGCGCTCTGGGCAAGCACATCTGCCGCTGCACCGGCTACGTGCGCTACTACAACGCCGCGCGCGATGTGGTCGAGTCCCTCGGCCTGGTCAAGGAAGGCTAAGCATGAAAACCATTCTGATTGCCCTGACCATGCTCCTGCCGCTGGCTGCCCAGGCGGCCGATCAACAACTGATCGAACGCGGCAAGTACCTGGCGCGCGCCGCCGACTGTGTGGCCTGCCACAGCGTCGAGGGCGGTGCCGAATACGCCGGCGGTCTGCCGCTGGAGTCGCCGTTCGGCACCATCTACGGCACCAACATCACCCCGGACAAGCAGTACGGTATTGGCGAGTACAGCGCCGATGATTTCTACCGCGCAGTGGCTGAAGGTGAGCGGCGTGATGGCAGCAAGCTCTATCCGGCCATGCCGTACACCTCCTATCACCTGCTTAAGCGCGAAGACTCCGATGCCATCTACGCCTACCTGATGAGCCTGGAACCGATCGCCAAACCCAGTCCGCAAACCAGCCTGAGCTTCCCGTTCAATGTGCGTTTCGGCCTGAGCTTCTGGAACATGCTCTACAAGAGCCGCGTGCAAATGCTGCCGGCCGACGGCAAAAGCGAGACTTGGCAGCGCGGCCAGTACCTGGTCGAGGCGTTGGGTCATTGCGGTGAGTGCCATACGCCGCGTAATGCCCTCGGCGCGTTGCAGCAGGATCAGCGTCTGCAAGGTGGCGTGCTGCTCGGTTACGAGGCCCCCAGCCTGCTCGCCGAGGATCTGGCCGCGCGCGGCTGGAGCACCGACGACCTGGCGACCTTCCTCAAGCACGGCATCAGCGCTCAGGGTTCGATGTTCAACGAGATGTACCCGGTGCTGCACCACAGCACTCAGTACCTGCCTCTGGACGACCACAAAGCCATGGCCACCTACCTGCTCGGCGATCAACCGCCAGCACCGCGCAAGGTGAGCGCGGTGGTCTTCGAACAGCTTGACGCCAGCGCCCAGCAAGGCCGTCAGCACTACCTCAACCTGTGCGCCGGTTGCCATGGCGTGGCGGGTGATGGCGTGCCGCATGTGGCTGTGGCGATGGATGGCAACACCACCCTGCGCTTGAACGATGCCCGCAACCTGTTGCGGGTGATCGATGACGGCATCAAGGAGCAGCAGTTCACCGGTTTCGAGCGCATGCAGCCGATGCCGGGCTTCAGCGACAAGCTGGATGACGGGCAGATGCGCGACCTGCTGCATTACCTGCGTCAGGCTTGGGGTGGCCAGGCTGCTGAGCTGAGCCCGCAACAGGTCAGCCAGTTGCGCAGCGAGAAAGGCCATTGAGGCTGGGTGAATCCTGATGCAGCACCTTGATCTACTGGTCGTCCGCCAGGCGCTGCAATGGTCCGTTGCGGGGCAGTGCGTGTGGCTGTGCACGGTGCTGAGCACCTACGGCTCGGCACCGCGCGCGCCGGGTTCGCTGCTGGCCGCCACGGCTGGTGGCGAATGGATCGGCTCGTTGTCCGGTGGTTGCGTCGAGGATGAGTTTCTTGAACGCCTGGCCGCTGGGGCCTTTCCTGAGCCTGTGCACCTGGTGCGCTACGGCGATGGCAGCGACCCACACTCGCAGATCAGCCTGCCCTGCGGTGGCGTGCTGGACGTGCTGGTGGAAAACCTACCCGCCGACTGCGCGGTACAGGCGCACCTGCGTGAGCTGGAAAGCGCTTTGGCGGGCCAGCGCCGGCTGATCCGCGACGTGGCGCTACCCAGCGGTGCCCGCGACTTGCTGGCCGACAACACGCAGGGGCCGCGGGTGGAGCGTCAGCCAAATCGGCTGCGCCTGCGCGTCGGTGCAGCCCAGCGCTTGCTGCTGGCGGGTTACTCCTCGGTAGCGCAGGTCTGTGCGCAGTTTGCCCAGGGGCTGGGCTTCGAGGTGGTGCTCTGCGAACCACGCGAGGAGGTGCTGCAGGGCATCAATTTGCCGGGGGTGGAGATCCGCCGTGAGCTGCCGTCCGAGGTGATTCGCCTGGGCGGCTGCCATGCCGACACTGCCGTGGTGGCGCTGACCCATGATCCGCGTATCGATGACCTGGCGATGATCGAGGCCGTGCGCACCGAGGCCTTTTATATCGGCGTGATGGGCTCACGCGTGACCAGCGCCAAACGTTTCGAGCGCCTGCGTCGGGTTGGCGGTCTGGATGATGCGCAGTTGGCGCGGATCATTGCGCCAATCGGGCTGAACCTGGGCAGCAAGACCCCGGCGGAAATCGCCCTGGCGGTACTCGCCGATATTCTGCGGGTGCGCAACGGTCTGGCACGGGATGCGCTCTAGCATGCCGCGCGTCGTGGCCTTGTTGCTGGCGGCCGGGCGTGGCCGGCGCTTCGGCAGCGACAAGCGCCTAGCGCGTTTGCCGGACGGTCGCGGCCTACTGGCGGCCAGTGCCGAGCGGGCGTTGCAGGTGTTCGCTGAGGTGCATGTACTGCTGCGCGACGAGGACGATGCGCAGGCGCTGGGGCTGCCTGCGGCGTGCCGGGTGATCCGTTGCCGCGACGCTGATCAGGGCATGGGCCACAGCCTGGCGGCCGGTGTGCAGGCCTTGGCCGGTTGCGAGGCCGACGCCATCGCCGTGCTGCTCGGCGACATGCCCTGGGTGGCCGCCGACAGCCTGTGGCAACTGTGCCAGCAGGCCGCAGCCGAGCGCATCGTGTGTCCGCTATATGACGGTCAGCGTGGCCATCCGGTGCTGTTTGGCCGCGCCTTCTGGCCGTCGCTGCAGACCTTGCGGGGTGATGAAGGTGCGCGCGCGTTGCTGCAGGCGCATGCTGCCGCGTGCCAGGGCATCGCGCTGGCTGATCCGGGTGTGCTGCGCGACGTCGATCGGCCGCCGGCGCTGTTTACGCTCTAGGCGCTCTTTTGCCCGTGTGGCAGCCCGTCGCGTGACAATCGACCACAGCCGAATTTGGCGCCCCAGGCGCTACTCTCTGCGCATGTCTTGACCCGCATCAATGCTCAACGTGCGTGGTTGTGCGGGCGCTTGGCCCCGCGTGATGGCTACCGACCCAGAACAATAATCCCCTGACTGATTGCTTGTGGCTGGCATGCGCGCCCGTGGCCGTGCCCCGTATCACCTGACTGAGGAAACGCCATGTTTGGATTAGAGGCTCTCGATCTCGCCCGAATCCAGTTCGCTTTTACTATTTCCTTTCACATCATCTTTCCGGCCATCACCATCGGCCTGGCCAGTTACCTGGCGGTGCTCGAAGGTCTGTGGCTGAAGACCGGGGAGGAGGTGTACCGCGATCTGTACCACTTCTGGGCGAAAATCTTTGCGGTCAACTTCGGCATGGGCGTGGTGTCTGGCCTGGTCATGGCCTATCAGTTCGGCACCAACTGGAGCGCCTTCTCCGACTTTGCCGGGGCGGTCACCGGGCCGCTGCTGACCTATGAAGTGCTTACCGCGTTCTTCCTTGAGGCGGGCTTTCTTGGCGTCATGCTGTTCGGCTGGAACCGGGTCGGCCCGGGCCTGCACTTCTTCTCCACGGTGATGGTGGCGATCGGCACGCTGATCTCGACCTTCTGGATTCTCGCTTCCAACAGCTGGATGCACACCCCGCAGGGCTTCGAGATCATCGACGGGCGGGTGATTCCGGTGGACTGGTTCGCCGTGGTGTTCAACCCCTCGTTCCCTTATCGCCTGCTGCACATGGCCACGGCGGCGTTCCTTGCCACGGCGTTTTTTGTTGGCGCGTCGGCGGCCTGGCACCTGCTGCGCGGGCGCGACAACCCGGCGATCCGCAAGATGCTGTCGATGGCCATGTGGATGGCCTTGATAGTGGCGCCGATCCAGGCGGTGATTGGCGACTTCCACGGCCTGAATACCCTCAAGTACCAGCCGGCGAAGATCGCTGCCATCGAAGGCCACTGGGAAAACCATGGCGATGAGCCGACACCGCTGATCCTGTTCGGCTGGCCGGATATGCAGCGTGAAGAAACCCGCTTCAAGATCGAGATTCCCGCGCTCGGCAGCCTGATCCTGACCCACAGCCTGGACAAGCAGGTGCCGGCGCTCAAGGAGTTCGCCAAGGAAGATCGACCTAACTCAACCATCGTGTTCTGGACCTTCCGGATCATGGTTGGCCTGGGCATGCTGATGATCCTCACCGGCCTCTGGGGCCTGTGGCTACGCAGCCGCGGCATGTTGTTCCAGAGCCGGCCGTTCCTCCATCTGGCGGTGTGGATGGGCCCGTCGGGGATCATCGCCATCCTCGCCGGCTGGTACACCACGGAAATCGGTCGTCAGCCCTGGATTATCCAGGGGCTGATGCGCACCGCCGATGCCTCGTCCGGGCACAGTTTTGCGCAGATGAGCCTGACCCTGGTGCTGTTCGTGGTGGTGTATTTCGCCCTGTTCGGCGCGGGTATCAGCTACATGATGCGCCTGGTGCGCAAAGGCCCGATCACCGACGAAGGCAAGGCGTCTGCCGAGGGTGGCCCAGGCCAGAAACGCACGCCGTCGCGTCCGTTGTCTGCGCCTGAAGAGGGGCTGGAAGAAGGGCCGAATGAAGAGCGTGGCGGCTCACTGGTTGAGAGGAATTGAATATGGGCATTGATCTCTCGCTGATCTGGGCCGTGATTATCGCCTTCGGGGTGATGATGTATGTGGTCATGGACGGCTTCGACCTGGGCATCGGCATCCTCTTTCCCTTCGTCAAAAACGAAGGTGAGCGCGATGTGATGATGAACACCGTGGCACCGGTTTGGGACGGCAACGAAACCTGGCTGGTGCTCGGTGGCGCGGCGTTGTTTGGCGCTTTTCCGCTGGCCTACGCGGTGGTGCTCAGCGCGCTTTACCTGCCGCTGATCTTTATGCTGCTGGGGCTGATCTTTCGCGGTGTGGCCTTCGAATTTCGCTTCAAGGCCAAGGCCGCCAAGCGGCACCTTTGGGACAAGGCGTTTATCGGTGGCTCGCTGACTGCAACCTTCTTTCAGGGCGTGGCGCTTGGGGCCTATATCGATGGCTTCAAGGTGGTCGATCGGGTGTATGTCGGTGGCGCACTGGACTGGCTGACGCCGTTCTCGCTGTTCTGCGGCCTGGCGCTGATTGCCGCTTACGCCTTGCTCGGCTGCACCTGGCTGATCATGAAGACCGAAGGCCGTCTGCAACAGCAGATGCACGACCTGGCACGGCCGCTGGTGTTCGTCCTGCTCGGCGTCACCGGCATCGTCAGCCTGTGGACGCCGCTGGCCCATGCTGACATCGCCGAGCGCTGGTTCAGCCTGCCGAATATCTTCTGGTTTATGCCGGTGCCGCTGCTGGTGCTGCTGTGCACCTGGGCGCTGCTGCGCGCGGTGGCGCGCAACGCCAACTACTCACCGTTCCTGCTGACGCTGACGCT harbors:
- the cydB gene encoding cytochrome d ubiquinol oxidase subunit II, translated to MGIDLSLIWAVIIAFGVMMYVVMDGFDLGIGILFPFVKNEGERDVMMNTVAPVWDGNETWLVLGGAALFGAFPLAYAVVLSALYLPLIFMLLGLIFRGVAFEFRFKAKAAKRHLWDKAFIGGSLTATFFQGVALGAYIDGFKVVDRVYVGGALDWLTPFSLFCGLALIAAYALLGCTWLIMKTEGRLQQQMHDLARPLVFVLLGVTGIVSLWTPLAHADIAERWFSLPNIFWFMPVPLLVLLCTWALLRAVARNANYSPFLLTLTLIFLGYSGLGISLWPNIIPPSISIWDAAAPPQSQGFILVGALFIIPFILMYTAWSYYVFRGKVTEEDGYH